One window from the genome of Tachysurus vachellii isolate PV-2020 chromosome 5, HZAU_Pvac_v1, whole genome shotgun sequence encodes:
- the LOC132846082 gene encoding uncharacterized protein LOC132846082 — protein sequence MRLLRQSTSTFVTITRRRKRDTRDTITKMDNSDGVSQWRESEVLDLINIWGDTSIQAKLEGSYRNRNVFENIASEMEERGHRRTWLQCQRKVKSLKAKFKEVNDSNNRSGRARITCPFYNELSRVMADKPSCQPLELLDSHEAGEEEPETPRSSADSLDIDGVTDDTSTESLPSASSVSSAPSTSGENSSAAGITETTERSTAATKSSGITSAKSRKRKTKMEATLEIFTEKISSALNNTDDTELQLKLQAAQHEHELKMLSMFTQFLARSNSPWPPFYQAPVQPSQYNPRKLPPQPTFYNFTQLPTFGKGSPQPPPCNETTNQPLSFLHDLAQPLPFNLPHVHPPDVPQPLSQVSAQPQGPAQQPFSQASGHPPFYRPPDDNDDDDDK from the exons atgcgacttttacgtcaatctacatcaacattcgtcacaattacgcgccggcgaaaacgtgacacacgTGACACGATAACAAAAATGGATAACAGTGATGGAGTAAGTCAGTGGAGGGAGAGTGAGGTCTTAGACCTAATTAACATTTGGGGAGACACTTCAATTCAGGCCAAATTAGAAGGCTCATACCGAAACCGCAACGTTTTTGAAAATATAGCAAGCGAAATGGAAGAACGTGGACACAGGAGAACGTGGCTGCAGTGCCAAAGGAAGGTGAAAAGCCTTAAAGCTAAATTTAAAGAAGTAAATGACTCCAATAACCGAAGCGGTCGTGCTCGCATCACCTGCCCATTTTATAACGAGCTTAGCCGTGTTATGGCCGATAAACCCAGCTGTCAGCCGTTGGAGCTGCTGGATAGCCACGAAGCAGGCGAAGAGGAGCCTGAAACTCCGAGGAGTTCGGCGGACAGCCTGGATATTGATGGCGTGACAG atgatacaagcACAGAGTCACTCCCATCTGCATCTTCTGTGTCTTCTGCACCATCTACATCTGGAGAAAACTCATCAGCTGCAGGCATTACAGAGACCACTGAAAGAAGCACAGCAGCCACCAAGTCCTCTGGAA TTACATCTGCCAAGAGCAGGAAAAGGAAGACAAAAATGGAAGCAACACTGGAAATCTTCACTGAAAAGATCAGCAGTGCCCTCAACAACACAGATGACACTGAACTTCAACTCAAATTGCAAGCAGCACAGCATGAACATGAGCTGAAAATGCTCTCAATGTTCACCCAGTTTCTTGCCAGGTCAAATTCCCCATGGCCTCCTTTCTACCAGGCACCTGTCCAGCCCTCGCAGTACAACCCAAGAAAACTGCCGCCTCAGCCTACCTTTTACAACTTTACTCAGCTCCCTACATTTGGCAAGGGTTCACCTCAGCCTCCACCATGTAACGAGACAACCAACCAGCCTCTATCTTTTCTGCACGATCTGGCTCAACCTCTACCTTTCAACCTTCCCCATGTTCATCCTCCAGATGTACCTCAGCCCTTAAGCCAGGTGTCAGCACAACCTCAAGGTCCAGCTCAGCAGCCCTTCAGCCAGGCCTCAGGACATCCACCATTCTACCGACCTCcagatgataatgatgatgatgatgataagtaA